The proteins below are encoded in one region of Paenibacillus albus:
- a CDS encoding TerC family protein has translation MDSLIIFIQIMFINVLLSGDNAVVIALASQQLPHAQRRKAVLWGAVAAVGLRCILTLVAISLLQVPYLQAVGSLLLFMIAVKLVTDASGHAEQFHNMRKVTSLSNAVRTIVVADFIMSLDNVLAIAAVAEGEPVLILLGIALSIPMIIWGSQLLSTVLRKFPSFVYIGGGLLGYAAGEMLVHDPAIHGLLVGSLTILTKAIPILSIPLVIIVALLRIKR, from the coding sequence ATGGACAGCTTGATCATTTTTATCCAGATTATGTTTATCAATGTGCTGCTAAGCGGTGACAATGCCGTTGTTATAGCTCTTGCGAGTCAGCAACTTCCACATGCTCAGAGGCGGAAGGCGGTGCTGTGGGGCGCGGTTGCAGCCGTAGGACTGCGATGTATCCTTACTTTAGTTGCAATATCGCTGCTGCAAGTGCCCTATCTTCAAGCAGTCGGGAGCTTGCTGCTCTTCATGATCGCCGTCAAGCTCGTAACGGATGCGTCTGGACATGCGGAGCAATTCCACAATATGCGCAAAGTGACTTCCCTCTCGAACGCTGTAAGAACGATCGTCGTTGCTGATTTTATTATGAGTCTGGATAACGTGCTTGCCATTGCTGCGGTAGCTGAAGGAGAACCCGTCCTTATTCTGCTCGGTATCGCCCTTAGCATCCCGATGATAATATGGGGAAGTCAGTTATTAAGTACCGTATTGCGTAAGTTTCCGTCATTTGTTTACATTGGCGGGGGACTGCTTGGTTATGCAGCCGGTGAGATGCTTGTACACGACCCTGCGATTCATGGTTTGCTTGTCGGATCCCTAACTATTTTGACGAAGGCGATTCCGATCTTATCTATTCCACTTGTCATAATTGTGGCATTGCTGCGAATTAAAAGATAA
- the thiI gene encoding tRNA uracil 4-sulfurtransferase ThiI, with amino-acid sequence MNPDMILIRFGEYTIKGKNRGMFEKRMLQQVKRAVASYTSVHIRQTFGRIYLELNGEPYAEIAARLKDIFGIASFSPIRKITSELEEIRRTAVEVMQSLPKQPATFKVAVKRVDKQFPHDTQELNHLVGGHVLHAFPGLKVNVREPEVELRIEIQPEGTYVFSEVVPAAGGYPYGTNGKAVLLLSGGIDSPVAGYMAMRQGLELEAIHFHSYPFTSEKAKEKVIDLVRRLSHYSGVPIKLHLVSFTEIQTALAQTEHNSLIITLMRRSMLRIATQLAEKVNALGIVSGDSLGQVASQTLSSMNVIGRTTDLPLLRPLLTMDKNEIIRIARQIDTFETSILPYEDCCTLFVPKSPSTNPNLAIAMQCEDSIVNLNEMIAEAVATTEVMKLSPEKPSVAQTTEEDHWF; translated from the coding sequence ATGAATCCGGATATGATCTTAATCCGTTTTGGCGAATATACAATTAAAGGCAAGAATCGAGGCATGTTCGAGAAACGGATGCTGCAGCAGGTTAAGCGAGCGGTAGCATCTTATACGTCAGTCCATATTCGGCAAACATTCGGACGCATTTACTTAGAACTGAACGGGGAGCCATATGCTGAAATCGCAGCGCGGTTGAAAGATATTTTCGGCATCGCATCCTTTAGCCCGATCCGTAAAATCACGAGCGAGCTCGAGGAGATTCGCAGGACTGCAGTAGAGGTCATGCAATCGCTACCGAAGCAGCCGGCTACTTTCAAGGTAGCGGTCAAAAGAGTGGACAAGCAGTTCCCGCACGACACGCAGGAGCTGAACCATCTAGTAGGCGGGCACGTGCTGCATGCGTTTCCAGGCTTGAAAGTAAACGTGCGAGAACCGGAAGTTGAGCTGCGTATCGAAATACAACCGGAAGGCACATATGTCTTCAGTGAGGTTGTCCCGGCGGCGGGCGGCTATCCCTATGGAACGAACGGAAAGGCGGTGCTGCTGCTCTCAGGCGGCATTGACAGCCCTGTAGCTGGTTATATGGCGATGAGACAGGGGCTTGAGCTGGAAGCGATACATTTCCACAGTTATCCGTTTACAAGCGAGAAGGCGAAGGAGAAGGTCATTGATCTTGTTCGGAGACTATCGCACTACAGCGGTGTTCCAATCAAGCTGCATCTGGTTTCGTTTACGGAAATTCAAACAGCGCTCGCACAGACGGAACATAATTCGCTTATTATTACGCTCATGCGACGCTCAATGCTTCGTATAGCTACCCAGCTTGCAGAGAAGGTGAATGCCCTCGGCATCGTCTCGGGCGACAGCTTGGGACAGGTAGCGAGCCAGACGCTAAGCAGTATGAATGTCATCGGACGGACAACGGATTTGCCGTTATTGAGGCCGCTGCTGACGATGGACAAGAACGAGATTATCCGAATTGCGCGGCAGATTGATACGTTCGAGACGTCGATACTGCCTTATGAGGATTGCTGTACGTTATTTGTGCCGAAGTCACCAAGCACGAATCCGAATCTTGCCATCGCCATGCAGTGCGAGGACTCAATAGTTAACCTAAACGAGATGATTGCAGAGGCGGTCGCTACGACCGAAGTGATGAAGCTTTCACCGGAGAAGCCAAGTGTTGCTCAAACGACGGAAGAGGATCACTGGTTCTAA
- a CDS encoding YlaH-like family protein — protein MQSWFHGHPILTYIIILALTIYIFNAVFRVGRLPILKEVVVHLVMALGSFVLFVLQFDKLPIIQCMSVAVLMMAMLRGRQLYDKFKGNGKRDGSDPGGA, from the coding sequence ATGCAAAGCTGGTTTCACGGTCATCCAATATTGACGTATATCATTATTTTAGCGCTTACGATTTATATTTTTAACGCGGTATTTCGGGTAGGGCGCTTGCCGATACTGAAAGAAGTAGTTGTGCATCTCGTGATGGCGCTCGGCTCCTTCGTACTATTCGTTCTGCAGTTCGACAAGCTGCCGATCATCCAGTGCATGTCTGTAGCGGTACTCATGATGGCGATGCTTCGCGGAAGACAGCTGTATGATAAGTTCAAAGGCAATGGCAAGCGTGACGGTTCCGATCCGGGAGGGGCTTAA
- a CDS encoding LCP family protein → MNSRSAKSEHKRKQGKGKYWLRRIMVVFLALLIGIAGYLTYIYKVSKDALGDITTDADPTIVIPKDQSVKVKPVTIMLLGIDTRKETGSLNTDVMMVASFNPKSKSAVVVSIPRDSRIDLAGYKIRKANAYYSRFISNGLHEDGLKKKEAEKQAKENMRTMFGKFFDIPIDYTATINFQGFVDVVDALGGVDVDVDMDMHYVDNADGTKIDLNKGHQTLKGDDALDFVRYRKSNDGTNMSSDFDRNKRESQVLGEIADKLKSFSSVTKIAGVIKAVGSNMRMDIPTGEVENMISTYFGISRSNITFIPLEGEWKSPYVRLNETKLEEAKAALQAKLAE, encoded by the coding sequence ATGAATAGCAGATCAGCTAAGTCGGAGCATAAACGTAAGCAGGGCAAGGGCAAATATTGGCTTCGCCGGATCATGGTCGTATTTCTGGCACTCTTGATTGGGATAGCAGGTTATTTGACTTATATTTATAAGGTATCGAAGGACGCGCTCGGCGATATCACGACGGATGCCGATCCGACGATCGTTATTCCGAAAGACCAATCGGTCAAGGTGAAGCCGGTCACAATTATGCTGCTGGGCATTGATACACGCAAAGAAACAGGGAGCTTGAACACGGACGTCATGATGGTCGCTTCCTTCAATCCGAAGTCGAAGTCCGCAGTCGTTGTTTCGATTCCGCGTGACTCGAGAATTGATCTAGCGGGCTATAAGATTCGGAAGGCGAATGCGTATTACTCGAGATTTATCTCCAATGGGCTTCATGAAGATGGATTGAAGAAGAAAGAAGCAGAGAAGCAAGCCAAGGAAAATATGCGCACGATGTTCGGCAAGTTTTTCGATATTCCCATTGATTACACAGCAACAATTAACTTCCAAGGCTTCGTTGATGTCGTAGATGCGCTTGGCGGGGTTGATGTAGACGTCGATATGGACATGCATTACGTCGATAATGCAGACGGCACGAAAATTGATTTGAATAAAGGCCATCAGACGCTGAAAGGCGATGATGCGCTTGATTTCGTAAGATATCGTAAATCCAATGACGGCACGAACATGTCGAGCGACTTCGACCGCAACAAACGGGAAAGCCAAGTTCTCGGCGAAATTGCGGATAAGCTCAAATCGTTCTCCAGCGTGACGAAGATCGCAGGGGTCATTAAAGCGGTTGGCAGCAATATGCGTATGGACATTCCGACAGGCGAAGTGGAGAACATGATTTCTACATACTTCGGAATTAGCCGCAGCAACATTACGTTTATTCCGCTTGAGGGCGAGTGGAAGAGCCCATATGTAAGACTGAACGAAACGAAGCTGGAGGAAGCGAAGGCGGCTCTGCAGGCAAAACTAGCTGAATGA
- a CDS encoding TerC family protein, whose product MDILSLEFLTALITIVFIDLILAGDNAIVIGLAARKLPKEQQTKAVIWGTVGAVGIRAIATVLVVYLLNVPWLMLAGGILLLWIAYKLLVDNDEHDNVKPGNTLWQSVRTIIIADAAMGLDNVIAVAGASHGNITLVLLGLLISIPIVVWGSTLFIKLINRIPWIVYVGSGVLAYTAAKMITHEMKLEQFFNDNPAFEWSFLILLVIVIIVAGLWKNSSRSKAHSAEKSRETQ is encoded by the coding sequence ATGGACATCTTATCGTTGGAATTTCTAACAGCACTCATTACGATCGTCTTCATTGATCTAATACTCGCAGGTGATAACGCCATAGTCATTGGCCTTGCAGCTCGCAAACTGCCGAAGGAGCAGCAGACGAAAGCCGTCATATGGGGCACTGTAGGAGCCGTTGGTATCCGCGCAATCGCCACTGTTCTAGTCGTCTACTTGTTAAATGTGCCTTGGCTAATGCTCGCGGGCGGGATATTGCTGCTGTGGATCGCATACAAGCTGCTCGTAGACAATGATGAACACGACAACGTCAAACCAGGCAATACGCTATGGCAGTCCGTTCGCACGATCATTATAGCTGATGCGGCAATGGGACTCGATAACGTCATTGCAGTTGCAGGTGCTTCACATGGCAATATAACGCTCGTCTTGCTTGGACTACTCATTAGCATACCAATCGTTGTTTGGGGAAGCACGCTGTTCATTAAGCTGATTAATCGCATCCCTTGGATCGTTTATGTCGGCTCTGGTGTACTTGCTTACACAGCCGCCAAGATGATCACGCACGAGATGAAGCTGGAGCAATTCTTCAATGACAATCCCGCGTTCGAATGGTCGTTCTTGATTCTTCTAGTCATTGTCATCATCGTTGCAGGATTGTGGAAGAACTCGTCACGAAGCAAAGCACACAGTGCTGAAAAAAGCAGGGAAACCCAATAG
- the typA gene encoding translational GTPase TypA produces the protein MQARENIRNIAIIAHVDHGKTTLVDKLLQQSGTYRDHETVQERAMDSNDLERERGITILAKNTAVNYKDYLINIVDTPGHADFGGEVERIMKMVDGVLLVVDAFEGCMPQTKFVLRKALESNLTPIVVLNKIDRPNASPEQVVDEVLDLFIELGANDDQLDFPVVYASALMGTASLNVDKQDENMQALYETIIEQIPSPTESVEDPLQFLVTLLDYNEYLGRIAVGRVNRGVIRQGQSVAVINREGVTKQARIEKLFGFQGLKRIEVEEAGAGDIVAIAGIREINIGETIADPQKPEALPVLKIDEPTLQMTFLVNNSPFAGREGKWVTSRKLRERLFNELETDVALRVDETDSPDAFIVSGRGELHLGILIENMRREGFELQVSKPEVIVKDIDGVRSEPYERLLIDVPEESMGAVMESLGTRKAEMVNMINHGNGQVRIEFIIPARGLIGYRTNFLTLTRGYGIMNNAFDSYGPLVGSSVGGRHQGVLISSENGVSTFYGMQGVEDRGLLFLEPGADVYEGMIVGEHNRDNDIIVNICKEKALTNIRSAGKDDTVRLKTPVLFSLEQALEYLNDDEFCEVTPKSIRLRKKILNKSERERAEKQRKTAAAAQV, from the coding sequence ATGCAAGCAAGAGAAAACATCAGAAATATTGCCATCATCGCTCACGTCGACCATGGTAAAACAACGCTCGTTGACAAACTTCTTCAACAATCCGGTACTTACCGCGATCATGAAACAGTACAAGAACGCGCAATGGACTCCAATGATCTGGAACGTGAACGCGGTATTACAATCTTGGCGAAGAACACAGCAGTTAACTACAAGGATTACTTGATCAACATCGTGGATACACCTGGACACGCCGACTTCGGCGGTGAGGTTGAACGGATCATGAAGATGGTAGACGGCGTTCTTCTTGTTGTTGACGCGTTCGAAGGCTGCATGCCGCAAACGAAATTCGTATTGCGCAAAGCGCTTGAGAGCAACCTGACGCCAATCGTTGTATTGAACAAAATCGACCGTCCGAATGCAAGCCCTGAGCAAGTTGTTGACGAAGTGCTTGATCTGTTCATCGAGCTTGGCGCAAACGATGATCAACTGGATTTCCCAGTTGTATACGCATCGGCCCTGATGGGTACTGCGAGCTTGAACGTTGATAAGCAAGATGAAAACATGCAGGCGTTGTACGAGACGATCATCGAGCAAATTCCTTCGCCGACAGAGAGCGTTGAGGATCCGCTTCAATTCCTCGTAACGCTGCTTGATTATAATGAGTACCTCGGCCGTATCGCTGTTGGCCGTGTGAACCGTGGTGTAATCCGTCAAGGCCAATCGGTTGCTGTTATCAACCGTGAGGGCGTGACAAAGCAAGCACGTATTGAGAAGCTGTTCGGCTTCCAAGGCTTGAAGCGTATTGAGGTTGAAGAAGCAGGCGCAGGCGATATCGTTGCGATTGCAGGTATCCGTGAGATCAACATTGGTGAAACGATCGCTGATCCGCAGAAGCCAGAAGCGCTGCCGGTTCTGAAGATTGACGAGCCGACATTGCAAATGACATTCCTCGTAAACAACAGCCCGTTCGCGGGTCGCGAAGGCAAATGGGTAACATCCCGTAAACTTCGTGAGCGTCTGTTTAACGAGCTTGAAACAGACGTTGCACTTCGTGTTGACGAGACAGATAGCCCAGACGCATTTATCGTTTCCGGTCGTGGTGAGCTTCACCTTGGTATCCTGATCGAGAATATGCGCCGCGAAGGCTTCGAGCTTCAAGTTTCTAAGCCAGAAGTTATCGTTAAAGATATCGACGGCGTGAGAAGCGAACCGTACGAGCGTCTCCTTATTGATGTTCCAGAAGAAAGCATGGGCGCTGTTATGGAAAGCCTTGGAACTCGTAAAGCTGAGATGGTCAACATGATTAACCACGGCAATGGCCAAGTGCGTATCGAGTTCATCATTCCGGCACGCGGCTTGATCGGCTACCGTACGAACTTCCTTACATTGACTCGCGGTTACGGCATTATGAACAACGCATTCGACAGCTATGGTCCACTCGTGGGTTCATCGGTTGGCGGACGTCACCAAGGCGTATTGATCTCCAGCGAGAACGGCGTATCGACGTTCTATGGCATGCAAGGTGTTGAAGACCGCGGCTTGCTGTTCCTAGAGCCAGGTGCTGATGTATACGAAGGCATGATCGTTGGCGAACACAACCGCGATAACGACATTATCGTCAACATCTGTAAGGAGAAGGCTCTGACAAACATCCGCTCCGCAGGTAAAGATGATACAGTACGTTTGAAAACGCCAGTGTTGTTCTCCCTGGAACAAGCGCTTGAGTACTTGAACGACGATGAGTTCTGCGAAGTAACTCCGAAGTCGATCCGTCTTCGTAAGAAGATTCTTAACAAGAGCGAGCGTGAACGTGCAGAGAAGCAGCGTAAAACTGCTGCAGCCGCACAAGTATAA